Proteins encoded within one genomic window of Episyrphus balteatus chromosome 1, idEpiBalt1.1, whole genome shotgun sequence:
- the LOC129920976 gene encoding uncharacterized protein LOC129920976, translating to MKQLEKLEKQLLFLSDKIGNITSPSQLQTENTLNCSINITPVSQSRTETQQDNLTSYQKIVNNTQSCNSENQDKTSPEKIVAAPLKRKSDTLDQESSSLIPSLKKLATSVSAHLETPTFSKSQQIVDASNAITPPPKPRSPIDASALTGNLDCGISLVKNNSTGPLPHLNVISSTLPNQNIPMTNQTKFVSPIESGLKIVEGQKTIFISKLDPKTNALDIKNYIQNKLGMIRFMTVEKMIQRNFSKYSSFKIKVPDSIFYILNSSSFWPNGIIMHEFENRSAKTQHTNFRPHLTMRNPRRSSFNNY from the coding sequence ATGAAGCAgttagaaaaattagaaaaacaattACTATTTCTTTCTGACAAAATCGGAAATATAACTTCACCTTCACAACTACAAACCGAAAACACATTAAACTGTTCAATAAATATAACTCCTGTATCACAAAGTAGAACTGAAACACAACAAGATAATTTAACATCTTATCAGAAAATTGTTAACAATACACAATCATGCAACAGTGAAAATCAAGATAAAACTTCACCTGAGAAAATTGTCGCAGcgccattaaaaagaaaaagtgatACACTCGATCAAGAATCATCTTCGCTAATTCCATCTCTAAAGAAACTTGCCACATCAGTATCAGCACATTTAGAAACGCCCACGTTTTCTAAATCGCAACAAATTGTTGATGCATCAAATGCAATTACACCTCCACCTAAACCAAGATCTCCTATTGACGCTTCTGCACTAACAGGCAATTTAGATTGTGGAATTAGCTTAGtaaaaaacaattcaaccgGACCTCTACCGCATTTAAATGTAATTTCCTCAACTTTGCCAAACCAAAATATACCTATGACTAATCAAACGAAATTTGTATCTCCTATTGAGTCAGGGCTGAAAATAGTGGAAGGacaaaaaactatatttatttccaaattagACCCTAAAACGAATGCTTtagatattaaaaattatatacaaaataaacttGGCATGATTCGATTTATGactgttgaaaaaatgattcaaCGTAACTTCTCAAAATACTcatctttcaaaataaaagtacctgattcaatattttatatcctaaATTCTTCGTCTTTCTGGCCTAATGGTATTATCATGCATGAATTTGAAAACAGATCCGCAAAGACACAGCACACAAATTTTCGACCACATCTGACAATGCGAAACCCTCGTCGAAGCAGCTTCAACAATTACTAA